The Mycosarcoma maydis chromosome 22, whole genome shotgun sequence genome contains the following window.
TGGGCGTCACCAGCGGATCGGGAAAGTGAGGTCCCTTGGCAGGAAGCATCTCCACCTCCATTCCCATCGCTTGTGGCACCACCAGGATGTCCGAAAAGATGATGGCAGCATCCAGCAGACCCGAGTAGCGACGGATGGGCTGCACCGTGATCTCGGAGGCTAGCTCCGGGTTGCGGCAGCATTCGAAAAAGTCGTGGTCCTCTCTGATCTTGCGGAACTCTATTCGATATCAACGTCGTGGCAAACGACAACAAGACAAGGTCAGTCAAGACCCGCAACGATCTTGCATCAACGAATCAATGGCTGCAACTAGCACGTTGCAAGCCATCTTCATCTGCAGCACGGATGAATGTTGCTTACCTGGAAGATATCGACCAGCCTGGCGCATGATCCAGCACGGAGCTCGTTCAGTCTGGTagccacgagcagcacGGATGATCAAATCGTTCTTGAGTCCTTCTTCGGGTTTTCGGCACTCTTTTTCCTTTCGTTGTGTAAACGATTGCAGATGCTGCATACCCGGAATCTTGGACGTCATGATGGCCTACGTGCAAAAAGGCGAAGGTCTTGCACGTCTCGAGATGGTAGCAAAAAAAACGCGACGGTGTTAGGGATGGTTCTCAGCCTGCCTGTCGATATGTTGAGGAGCCAATGTGCCGGAGGATAAGAAACGTGAATGAGGGGAATGAAGGAGGGGGGAGGGCAGTTCTGGCTCATCTTgcgatcagcagctgctgccgactcacactcatgactgtaCGAGAGCGAAAATGTCCAGCTTGAGTGCTCTATCAACGCGCCGATTTCTTCCTAGCGTGTACGCTGTGCGTGTTGagccgaggcgagcgagtcaaGAAAGTGAGTTGTCAGTGAGGAATTTCAACTCTAAAAAcaaatcaagaatcgtgaatacgaATGCAGGACAGCCAAAGCAGgacagccaagctcgcttGCTTTGGCCAGCCGAAAGCAGCCATAAATCACAAaccacaaatcacgaatcacgaatgccagTCTGAGTCTCTCAGCGCACAAGCTGAAATTCTCGTCAGGGTCCACGTCGACTAAGTCAGGGGAGTTGGCGCGTTGAGGCATGTGTGCTTGCGAAGCGACGTAGAGCTCCGCGATCTCATCCTGTCTTGTCTCAAACTCGAAGCTGGGCGCCGTTAGCGTCGTCGCGATTGGCAACGTGCAGAGACCAATCTTGCTCCCCTCCTGTTTGCTTGCATGATACTTTTTGGGTAACTTTTTGCGTAAAACATCTCGAGACAAGAGTACAAAAACATTCAGACGATATCGAAACGGGTCATGGGGGTGGGGCGTATAGTACACGAAAAGTACAGCTTGTGAAGCCAGGTGCACGCTGCAGGGCGGGTAGAATCAACAATAACGCAGGGCAGGTGGTTCCGTGCGGCTTTCAACGAGAGCAAAATCGTTGGACCTCTTGGTCTACGTTACTGCTCCAGAGGTCCGGGTTGTGACATGGTGGCCTCGTGGTCTTTCTTCTGCTGATTCCATGTCGCCATGTTTTCTGTCGTCTTGTCCTGGTACACACGCCTCTGGTCGTCTGTGAGCGCCTTCCAAGCCTCCGAAACCTTGCCTAGTACTTCCGAGTAGGGCATGCCCGGATGCTTTTTGCGAATCTCCTGGCGCACCTCGTTCTGGAAGAGCAGGTAAGCGCTTGGCGGTCGCTTGGGTGCATCTGGGTCGCGCAGACGCTTCTCTTTGCGTTTTTGCAGCTTGCTCATCTTCTTGGCCGCTTTGCCGTTGGCACCGGCTGTACTtgccgctgcagctgtttCGGCTCCAGGAGTAGCCGCCACACCTGGATGCGCGccgttggcgatgctgagAAAGTCAAACGTGTTTGGTACACCGGCAGCACTGCCTGCGCTCGAGACGTTGCCTTGCTGCGCCAGCACAAGCGCTGCGACGTTGGGATTTTGTCGTGCTACCACCTTGACAAACGCGTCACACGAGTCGGCGGCGTGGCGAAGCTGAGCCGAGAGGCGGCTTACCGCGTCGAACATCTACAGTCGCGACCAGTTGGCCAATTGAGCAATTGACCAATTGATCAATTACGGGCAAGATGAGCGTCAGTCGATCTGGCGTCTTGTCTAGCAGGCGCACGATTGGCGCATCATACGAATCCACTTACTGTCTGACGTGCAATGAAGATGTCGTCGCCCTGTGCCGCGTGACCTAAAGCCGGGTTGAAAGCGGCATGCTGATGAtgtggctgctggtgatgctggtgctgaTGTGACGCCGCGTGGTGTTGGTGCGAAGCATTCGCAACCGAGTGCGAGAGCAGACCGTACTGGTCGAATTGGGCGGCGTTCATGGCGGAAAAGATGGTGGGCGACGAGGAGTCGTCAAGATCGGACGCTGCGATGATGGTCGGGAGATTGTGCGACGATTTCACCGAGCGAATGACGGTGACGGGTTCTATGTCTAACGAGACcgaggcggtgcaggcGGTGCGGGCGGTGCGGAAGCGGGCGTGAGGGGCAAACGCAGGGTGGAGCGACGTGGCGCGACGACAgcgtcgagaagcgagacCAATGGTGTTGAAGGTGGACGACGCGTTTTGCGCACAGTGTCAGGCGTAGAGGAAGATGTAACACGCATGCAGATCAGCAAAATTGTGCGTAGCCTCTTTCGAGAGCCTGCAAGAGAAGCAAACAGAGCGCATCGACCACTCCAGAAACTGGATCAAGAACAGAGAGCGCGACAAGCATGGCAAGCCAAGACGCGAAGAAAACGCGAAGCCAGCGCAAAGCCagcgcgaatcacgaatgtaaATGTAAAAGACCTGCCAATCATCGCGTACAGGCAAGCCAgtggcattcacgatttcgaccAGCACAAGACGCGTTGCACACCCTTCCGCCTTCCGCCCTGACCAAACTTGGTCGAGCTTACACGCCCTGATCGCGTGTCCTTGCGCTCGTCACGCAGCTGCGTTTCCATACAGCCCTTCTCTCGGTCACTGAGCATCGCCAGTCCACAGTTGTGTGGTCTGATCGATTCAGCCTCGACCCAAGGCAGGGTGACAAGCTAGAGCGAAAGAGAACGTCCAAAATGACAGGTTCTCAGGGTCCACGTCTGCAcaagagaagaagcagctgagCACGCTACAGTCCCGAGAGGAGAGCGAACAGGACAGAAACGCAAACGCGcacgcaaacgcaaacgcaaacgGGAGCGGGAGAGCGAGAGGGAGAGGCAAAGAGGCAAAGAGGCAAAGCTCCTGAATACAAACGCAGTGCCAATACTTACCTTTCGATGAAAAGAAGACGATACGAAAAGTGTTGAATGCTATGCAAACTGGTTTCGACGATGCTTTCGACACGTTTTGAAGTGATGAAACCAAGGTATAAGGAAGTGGAAAGAAAGGAAAAGAGGGGATTAGAGAAAGTGAGAAAGGATCGTGGTATATTAACCATTTCAGAATCCAAAATCAGATTAGTGACCGATCAGTCCCACTTGACCCGCCCGCCAACCGCGTCAAATACGCACTACAAACGCGCGCGTATTCGAGACTACATCTCAGGTTGAATTTGTTCTCAAGAGACCAAACCCCCTCTGCAATCACCGCATCACCGCTTCACCTCATGCAGGCAACAGAAGCGTACCGGTAGATGGCTGACTAGAGGTGGTTGCAACTTATGATAATATTATTCAATAATACTATTCACTTCCAGAGTCTTCACACAATATCAATTCTGTCAGATATTTCAGACACAACCGGCCGGTAAACACAAACCCGAGGTGTCTCTGAAACTAATTAACTTAAATTAGTCAACCAGAAAGACTGCGGGAAGCACTCCCACAACTGCCTGCTATAAAAACGGCCTATCAACGCGCTTGCCATCTGCCTTCCGACCTCGATCGCCTCTTTACTCCGCTCAACGGTCCAGGCGTCTTGAGATCGTCTTTCTTTCCTCCGTGTCATCTTCGACACATACAGCGGCCGCAGCGGTTCACAATCGTGCTGCGGAGTAACAGCTGGCGTCAGGGTATCATTGCATTGATTTGACTTGGCTTATCGAGCCAGGAGACAGAGACTGGCTGGATCCAAGCTTGTTGTGTCAATATCGTCCCCATTGCGTTCCCAACCGTCGCCCCCGCTGCTGTAAACTACTTCCTTCCGGATTTGGCTCCAGCAAGGACGTATAGTCTCGTACACTTGCCAACTCGTCAGCAAGTCGGTTGCCTAGATTTGCTGTCACTTTCGGAATTGAGGCTGAATAAGCTCTGTCTGTGCTTTCATCTCTGCCATCACTCACTCCCATTGCAAGGGACCCGTGCGGCAGCAGGATTGGAACAGAAGACCACGAGACACTTGCGCTCGTAGAGCTTCAAGACTTGCAGAAGAGCACACGGCGCGCACGGCCTCAAGATCTCGATCGAACTCAAGCATACATTCGATCACCTACCATCAACTTAATGTGAGTACACAATCCTCTCATGATGTCCTGGCTATCTACCCCGTAACAAGGGGAAGAGTCAAGCGTCAATCAACGAAGCCAGTCCCGCCATGCGCATCGCATTACATCGCATCAAACCGCTTCGATTCCTTGAGTATAAAATGACCGAGCACAAGCTCGCGAACAAAGCACAATGTGGCTGCGCAACAACACCTGCTGCGCTCTGATGTTGCTATCGAATGGAATGGGAAGCCGCCAATGCAAATACAGTTCGAACAAAGTTTTCCGCTGTCCCCACTGGATTCGGAGCGCGGGCTCAATGGGTGAAACTTGTTGTGACTGGAACTGGTCACCATGGTGAAGATGggcgtcttgcgcttgctttcCTCATCTCCTTGGCGTTGTATCGCTAGAGCGCAGCAAAGCCCAAAGCAGGCGCTTTGTGCGAGGGCGCGGAGCCGAAACGGGACGGAACGAAACGAATTACAATTACGAATTTTGGTGGcatttcacgattatgGATAcgataatcacgaataaaaTTCGAAAATGTTGTTTTACAGGATGCAACATGCTCGAATTATATTttttcattcacgattcgtgattgtcggCATTCAAATCGGGCCACGCGCTTCTACTTAAGCGACTTGCTCTATAAGAAGACAGTCCAAGGTTCTTCTTCCGCAGCGCGCCTCAACATGTTGGAGGCTGCGGATTTGTACTTGATGTTCGCGTATTCCTGTCTCCCTTGTCCCTGGCTTTGCCCACGTTGTCCTCCACCATGTGTCAAGGGTCATTGCTGACAATTGTTTGCTCTCTCATGTGACATGTTTGTTTTGTTtgctattcgtgattgggaCACCAGCCCCGACGTCAAATTTGCCTCTCCAACCTTTGTTGTGTGTGGCCGTAGCAGTCTCGTCACCCTTTCCGggtgctcgagctcagaGCGACATTCTCCCCACTATCGATATGGACTCGTCTTACGGCTCTTGGCCTATGCAGCCCAACGTCAATCAAGAAATCGCATGGCAGTTGGGATCTAATGGTGTACCACAATCAATAGGTTCGCCTCCCATATCATCCATGAATGCGTCCTCTCCGCCCTCTGGTAGCACCGCCAGCACTACCTCGTACCCCCCGTTCCTGGGCGTTCAGGACCAAATGATGCACCAATCACCACATCATGCGTACCAGCACCAGCATATCCCGTCGAGCTATCAAGCTCACTTGTATTCCCATGCTTACGTGCCAGATCCGTCTCCAACCGCCATATCGGCATCCAGCGCGTTCCCGTCGACCTCTTTGcccatcgacgctgccaccTTTCGGAGCATGCGGAACGCATATCCGATGGCGAACCCTCTTGATCTGATTGACGCTCTCATTCCctcgtcgcagcagcaacagcaagtgcagcaagcgcagcaagTGCAAGCGCTTATGCAGCATCAGTCACCCGGCGCGGGCCACGCAACCCAGAGCGGCGTATACATGCAGTCGCATCCTGTCTATACGCAGACAAACCATCAGGACCCCTATCGGTTGCAGTCGGACAATTCGCTCGCAAGCGCCCTCACCTTCT
Protein-coding sequences here:
- a CDS encoding uncharacterized protein (related to NHP6B - nonhistone chromosomal protein), with protein sequence MNAAQFDQYGLLSHSVANASHQHHAASHQHQHHQQPHHQHAAFNPALGHAAQGDDIFIARQTMFDAVSRLSAQLRHAADSCDAFVKVVARQNPNVAALVLAQQGNVSSAGSAAGVPNTFDFLSIANGAHPGVAATPGAETAAAASTAGANGKAAKKMSKLQKRKEKRLRDPDAPKRPPSAYLLFQNEVRQEIRKKHPGMPYSEVLGKVSEAWKALTDDQRRVYQDKTTENMATWNQQKKDHEATMSQPGPLEQ